One Artemia franciscana chromosome 7, ASM3288406v1, whole genome shotgun sequence DNA segment encodes these proteins:
- the LOC136029690 gene encoding prenylated Rab acceptor protein 1-like — translation MAEQRFKLQIPSPREAIGKARKNLKSWAVFFAPSNFKTAINIQQLSSRLITNIEHFQSNYLCVFLALTIFCILTSPLLLIAIAACLGGCYIMSKRSSENPLKIGSHVLTLPQQYAVVGVLSFPLFYIAGAGAAVFWILGASVFLIVLHAAFFDSDALKNPDESFATPIETV, via the coding sequence ATGGCAGAACAAAGATTTAAACTTCAAATCCCATCACCTCGTGAAGCAATTGGAAAGGCAAGAAAGAACCTCAAATCTTGGGCTGTTTTTTTTGCTCCATCCAACTTCAAAACAGCTATCAACATCCAACAACTATCATCCAGACTAATCACCAACATAGAACACTTCCAAAGCAATTACTTGTGTGTTTTCCTGGCTCttacaattttttgtattttaacttCACCACTCCTACTTATTGCTATAGCAGCTTGCCTTGGTGGATGTTATATCATGTCAAAAAGGAGCTCTGAAAATCCTTTGAAGATTGGAAGCCATGTATTAACGCTCCCTCAACAGTATGCAGTAGTGGGTGTGCTGTCCTTCCCCTTGTTCTATATTGCTGGAGCAGGTGCTGCAGTTTTCTGGATCCTTGGTGCTTCTgtgtttttgattgttttacaTGCAGCGTTCTTTGATTCTGATGCTTTGAAAAATCCTGATGAATCATTTGCAACACCTATTGAAACTGTGTAG